One window from the genome of Sesamum indicum cultivar Zhongzhi No. 13 linkage group LG15, S_indicum_v1.0, whole genome shotgun sequence encodes:
- the LOC105177351 gene encoding E3 ubiquitin-protein ligase RING1-like: protein MPSSVPPSLPPSLEELSTRGATSLLLPWILGMAAANNSSPREVAVFVHQPSRSVTLVEGSLDIESLLREIPSKEGPLPATKASIESLPLVQVSEPGLECPICLAEYEVNGDMEVKEMPCRHKFHADCIDKWLGIHGSCPVCRFNMPVVEKKESHETGGWRIHVFFGRGRPGSNSESGSGMDVDTGGDEDEEMESGADEAGDGGNDELPAQNMWM from the coding sequence ATGCCTTCATCAGTCCCCCCCTCATTGCCACCATCTCTCGAAGAGCTAAGCACTAGAGGCGCCACCTCGCTCCTCCTACCCTGGATCCTCGGCATGGCGGCTGCCAACAACTCCTCACCGCGCGAGGTAGCAGTGTTCGTACACCAACCCAGCCGGTCCGTAACGCTTGTGGAGGGCTCCCTTGACATCGAATCTCTCCTCCGAGAAATCCCATCAAAAGAAGGCCCTTTACCCGCAACCAAAGCTTCGATCGAGTCCTTGCCGCTGGTCCAGGTGTCGGAACCGGGTCTGGAGTGCCCGATTTGCTTAGCGGAGTACGAGGTCAACGGGGACATGGAAGTGAAGGAGATGCCGTGTAGGCATAAGTTTCACGCTGATTGTATCGATAAGTGGTTAGGGATCCACGGATCATGCCCGGTTTGCCGGTTTAATATGCCGGTGGTGGAGAAGAAGGAAAGCCATGAAACAGGAGGGTGGAGGATTCACGTGTTCTTTGGTCGGGGGAGGCCGGGTTCGAATTCGGAGTCGGGTTCGGGGATGGACGTCGATACGGGTGGGGATGAGGACGAGGAAATGGAAAGTGGAGCTGATGAGGCGGGTGATGGTGGCAATGATGAGTTGCCAGCTCAGAACATGTGGATGTAG
- the LOC105177256 gene encoding defective in cullin neddylation protein 1 isoform X2, with amino-acid sequence MDFSSDVFQIYCQYCDITSRATGNEGGCYVPDEESQKARISREALAQLLKVLESKVSTRVSILEEVYKLMSRPELMADFSEFSRFYDFVFFICRENGQKSITVSRAVMAWRLVLAGRFRLLNEWCNFVEKNHRHNISEDTWRQVLAFSRCVHENLEGYDPEGAWPVLIDDFVEHMYRIRGSHGASSLFCNCGDSESQQCEDILSGLKIFPGSKRKFCDNLHMGSSDGYASSSSIANSTKRQRYSTEKCANWGQNQVGSVDDCVETFKHSSTLGCTKSPCAVEGCLSKGFAGLLSGRSCLQFHQDRRVSYT; translated from the exons ATGGATTTCTCCTCCGATGTTTTCCAAATCTATTGTCAATACTGCG ATATCACGTCAAGGGCGACCGGTAATGAGGGTGGGTGTTACGTGCCAGATGAGGAGTCGCAGAAAGCAAGAATCTCAAGAGAGGCATTAGCACAGTTATTGAAAGTGCTGGAGTCGAAAGTTAGCACAAG GGTTTCAATTCTCGAGGAAGTTTACAAGCTGATGTCAAGACCAGAGTTGATG GCAGATTTTTCAGAGTTCTCTCGTTTctatgattttgttttcttcatttgCCGGGAAAATGGTCAGAAGAGCATCA CTGTAAGCAGGGCTGTTATGGCCTGGAGGTTAGTTTTGGCTGGAAGGTTTCGACTGTTAAATGAATGGTGCAACTTTGTTGAG AAAAATCATCGACATAACATATCTGAGGATACGTGGCGACAAGTTTTAGCCTTCAGTAGATGTGTCCATGAAAATCTTGAAGGGTATGACCCTGAAG GTGCATGGCCCGTCTTAATTGATGACTTCGTCGAGCACATGTACAG GATTAGGGGATCCCATGGAGCTTCTAGTTTGTTCTGTAATTGTGGTGACTCGGAATCTCAACAATGTGAGGACATTCTATCTG gtttgaaaattttcccGGGTTCAAAGAGGAAGTTCTGCGACAATTTGCATATGGGATCTTCAGATGGGTATGCAAGCTCTAGCAGTATTGCGAATTCGACGAAAAGGCAGCGCTATTCGACTGAGAAGTGCGCTAACTGGGGTCAGAATCAGGTTGGGAGTGTTGATGATTGCGTTGAAACTTTCAAACATAGCAGCACATTAGGTTGTACCAAGTCTCCCTGTGCTGTTGAGGGTTGTCTGTCCAAGGGTTTTGCGGGACTTCTCTCTGGTCGATCATGTTTGCAGTTTCATCAGGATAGAAGAGTTTCCTATACATAG
- the LOC105177256 gene encoding defective in cullin neddylation protein 1 isoform X1: MDFSSDVFQIYCQYCDFNADITSRATGNEGGCYVPDEESQKARISREALAQLLKVLESKVSTRVSILEEVYKLMSRPELMADFSEFSRFYDFVFFICRENGQKSITVSRAVMAWRLVLAGRFRLLNEWCNFVEKNHRHNISEDTWRQVLAFSRCVHENLEGYDPEGAWPVLIDDFVEHMYRIRGSHGASSLFCNCGDSESQQCEDILSGLKIFPGSKRKFCDNLHMGSSDGYASSSSIANSTKRQRYSTEKCANWGQNQVGSVDDCVETFKHSSTLGCTKSPCAVEGCLSKGFAGLLSGRSCLQFHQDRRVSYT; the protein is encoded by the exons ATGGATTTCTCCTCCGATGTTTTCCAAATCTATTGTCAATACTGCG ATTTTAACGCAGATATCACGTCAAGGGCGACCGGTAATGAGGGTGGGTGTTACGTGCCAGATGAGGAGTCGCAGAAAGCAAGAATCTCAAGAGAGGCATTAGCACAGTTATTGAAAGTGCTGGAGTCGAAAGTTAGCACAAG GGTTTCAATTCTCGAGGAAGTTTACAAGCTGATGTCAAGACCAGAGTTGATG GCAGATTTTTCAGAGTTCTCTCGTTTctatgattttgttttcttcatttgCCGGGAAAATGGTCAGAAGAGCATCA CTGTAAGCAGGGCTGTTATGGCCTGGAGGTTAGTTTTGGCTGGAAGGTTTCGACTGTTAAATGAATGGTGCAACTTTGTTGAG AAAAATCATCGACATAACATATCTGAGGATACGTGGCGACAAGTTTTAGCCTTCAGTAGATGTGTCCATGAAAATCTTGAAGGGTATGACCCTGAAG GTGCATGGCCCGTCTTAATTGATGACTTCGTCGAGCACATGTACAG GATTAGGGGATCCCATGGAGCTTCTAGTTTGTTCTGTAATTGTGGTGACTCGGAATCTCAACAATGTGAGGACATTCTATCTG gtttgaaaattttcccGGGTTCAAAGAGGAAGTTCTGCGACAATTTGCATATGGGATCTTCAGATGGGTATGCAAGCTCTAGCAGTATTGCGAATTCGACGAAAAGGCAGCGCTATTCGACTGAGAAGTGCGCTAACTGGGGTCAGAATCAGGTTGGGAGTGTTGATGATTGCGTTGAAACTTTCAAACATAGCAGCACATTAGGTTGTACCAAGTCTCCCTGTGCTGTTGAGGGTTGTCTGTCCAAGGGTTTTGCGGGACTTCTCTCTGGTCGATCATGTTTGCAGTTTCATCAGGATAGAAGAGTTTCCTATACATAG
- the LOC105177258 gene encoding uncharacterized protein At5g19025-like, with the protein MVCFDIPISVDQHIDMAKSVNSTDPYLKLKQINQFHKNKKTSNPPNHLNIPACEQSRYAVIDVVILIAVIGACGFLLYPYARVLAHKTIELGEEVVEVVSEEIIRAPMVFGCLGLSILFAAMALVAITVCTDNRCGKPGCRGLTNAAEFDIQLETEESVKKSTCVSRNALKKGLFELPRDHHRELEAELKKMAPPNGRAVLVFRARCGCSVGRMEVLGPRKSRKVKK; encoded by the coding sequence ATGGTCTGTTTTGATATCCCGATTTCAGTTGACCAGCATATAGACATGGCGAAATCTGTGAATTCCACTGACCCTTATTTGAAACTGAAGCAAATTAATCAGTTTCATAAGAATAAAAAGACTTCAAATCCTCCTAATCACTTGAACATCCCGGCTTGTGAGCAATCCCGATACGCTGTGATTGATGTGGTTATCTTGATTGCTGTGATTGGTGCGTGTGGATTTTTGCTGTATCCTTATGCCAGGGTTTTAGCGCACAAGACTATTGAACTTGGTGAAGAAGTGGTAGAAGTTGTAAGTGAAGAAATCATTCGTGCCCCTATGGTTTTTGGATGCTTAGGACTCAGCATCTTGTTTGCTGCAATGGCACTCGTGGCAATTACGGTCTGTACAGACAACAGATGTGGGAAACCGGGATGTCGTGGGCTCACTAACGCTGCTGAATTTGATATTCAATTGGAGACGGAGGAGAGCGTGAAGAAGTCAACTTGTGTATCGAGAAATGCACTGAAGAAGGGACTATTTGAATTGCCTCGTGATCATCATAGGGAATTGGAGGCAGAGCTCAAGAAGATGGCTCCACCTAATGGGAGGGCTGTTCTGGTTTTCCGAGCAAGGTGTGGATGTTCTGTTGGCAGGATGGAGGTTTTGGGGCCTCGGAAATCTCGAAAGGTGAAGAAGTAG